In Flavobacterium sp. N1736, the following are encoded in one genomic region:
- a CDS encoding type II toxin-antitoxin system RelE/ParE family toxin has product MKYFETKFLEEAREFIFKLDKKISAKILYNIDVAENNQDSTLFKKLNNDIWEFRTRYAGRQIRLLAFWDKSDNKETLVFATHGFIKKVDKVPLNEIERANKIRVKYFENKIK; this is encoded by the coding sequence ATGAAATATTTTGAAACGAAATTTTTAGAGGAAGCAAGAGAGTTTATATTTAAATTGGACAAAAAGATTAGTGCCAAAATTTTATATAATATTGATGTTGCAGAGAATAACCAAGATTCTACATTGTTTAAAAAACTTAACAATGATATATGGGAGTTTAGAACAAGATATGCAGGGAGGCAAATTAGACTATTAGCATTTTGGGATAAATCAGATAATAAAGAGACATTAGTTTTTGCCACTCACGGCTTTATAAAAAAGGTAGATAAAGTTCCTTTAAATGAAATCGAGAGGGCAAATAAAATAAGGGTAAAGTATTTCGAAAATAAAATAAAATAA
- a CDS encoding helix-turn-helix domain-containing protein translates to MKKIEIKSYSLSEMKDKVIGTIGTPERDQYEYELKMDLLGRMIKSARKERKLTQEQLGELIGVKKAQISKLESSANSATIDTIIKVFKALKAEISFSVKIENQNLQVS, encoded by the coding sequence ATGAAAAAGATAGAAATAAAATCATATTCACTTTCTGAAATGAAAGATAAAGTTATTGGAACAATTGGGACACCAGAAAGAGATCAATATGAATATGAACTTAAAATGGATCTTTTAGGACGTATGATTAAGAGTGCAAGAAAAGAGAGAAAATTAACTCAAGAGCAATTAGGAGAATTAATAGGCGTGAAAAAAGCACAAATTTCTAAATTAGAAAGCAGTGCAAATAGTGCTACTATTGATACTATAATCAAGGTTTTTAAAGCACTTAAAGCTGAAATAAGTTTTAGTGTAAAAATTGAAAATCAAAATTTACAAGTTTCGTAA
- the lon gene encoding endopeptidase La, whose protein sequence is MSNHKILTIDNLSLQEFDSEAELIPLLTPEDEEEMNNEELPLSLPILPLRNTVLFPGVVIPISAGRDKSIKLINDANAGGKIIGVVSQINEEDEDPSKDDIHKIGTVARILRVLKMPDGNVTVILQGKKRFEIDQVVSEEPYMTAHIKEVSETRPEENDSEFTAILDSVKELAIQIIKESPNIPSEATFAIKNIESQSFLINFVSSNMNLSVKEKQGLLSINGLKDRALETLRYMNVELQKLELKNDIQSKVRFDLDQQQREYFLHQQMKTIQEELGGVSQEEEMDEMGQKAKTKKWDEKTQKHFEKELSKMRRMNPQSPDFGIQRNYLELFLELPWGEYSKDKFDLKYAQKILDKDHFGLEEVKKRMVEHLAVLKLRNDMKSPIICLTGPPGVGKTSIGRSVAEALGREYVRISLGGLRDEAEIRGHRKTYIGAMPGRIIQSLKKAGTSNPVFILDEIDKLSSGNSGDPSSALLEVLDPEQNSSFYDNFLEMGYDLSKVMFIATSNNMSAIQPALRDRMEVIKMSGYTIEEKVEIAKRHLFPKQLEAHGLTAKDLTIGKKQLEKIVEGYTRESGVRNLETKIAQVIRNAAKAVAMDEEYNKKVTDEDIVTVLGVPRLERDKYENNDVAGVVTGLAWTSVGGDILFIESLISEGKGALTITGNLGNVMKESATIALEYIKANAKKLGLSVELFQKYNIHLHVPEGATPKDGPSAGIAMLTSLVSLLTQKKVKKSLAMTGEITLRGKVLPVGGIKEKILAAKRANIKEIILCHENKSDIDEIKAEYLEGLTFHYVKEMSEVLALAITDQNAKNAKQLK, encoded by the coding sequence ATGTCAAATCATAAAATACTTACCATTGACAATCTGTCACTTCAAGAATTTGATTCAGAAGCCGAATTAATTCCATTATTAACTCCAGAAGATGAAGAGGAAATGAACAATGAAGAGCTTCCGCTTTCCTTGCCAATTTTACCTTTACGTAATACCGTTTTATTTCCGGGTGTAGTTATTCCAATTTCTGCAGGAAGAGATAAATCTATAAAATTAATTAATGATGCCAATGCCGGCGGAAAAATCATCGGTGTTGTTTCTCAAATTAACGAAGAAGATGAAGATCCGTCAAAAGACGATATTCATAAAATAGGAACTGTAGCCAGAATTCTGCGTGTTTTAAAAATGCCTGACGGAAACGTTACTGTTATTTTGCAAGGAAAAAAACGCTTCGAAATTGACCAAGTAGTTTCTGAAGAACCTTACATGACAGCTCATATTAAGGAAGTTTCAGAAACACGTCCGGAAGAAAACGACAGTGAATTTACAGCGATTTTAGATTCTGTAAAAGAACTGGCGATTCAAATCATAAAAGAAAGCCCAAACATTCCATCAGAAGCCACTTTTGCGATTAAGAACATTGAAAGCCAATCATTCCTGATCAATTTTGTTTCTTCGAATATGAATTTATCCGTAAAAGAAAAACAAGGTTTATTATCGATAAACGGATTAAAAGACAGAGCACTTGAAACCCTGCGTTATATGAACGTAGAGTTGCAAAAATTAGAATTGAAGAATGACATTCAGTCAAAAGTTCGTTTTGATTTAGATCAGCAGCAGCGTGAATATTTCCTTCATCAGCAAATGAAAACCATTCAGGAAGAATTGGGAGGCGTTTCGCAAGAAGAGGAAATGGACGAAATGGGGCAGAAGGCGAAAACCAAAAAATGGGACGAAAAAACGCAAAAGCATTTCGAAAAAGAATTGTCTAAAATGCGAAGAATGAATCCGCAATCGCCTGATTTTGGAATTCAGAGAAATTATTTAGAATTATTTTTAGAACTGCCTTGGGGAGAATATTCTAAAGATAAATTTGATTTAAAATACGCTCAGAAAATATTAGATAAAGATCATTTTGGACTTGAAGAAGTTAAGAAAAGAATGGTTGAGCATTTGGCAGTATTAAAACTTCGTAACGATATGAAATCGCCAATTATTTGTTTAACAGGTCCTCCGGGAGTTGGTAAAACATCTATTGGACGTTCTGTTGCCGAAGCTTTGGGACGTGAATATGTGCGTATTTCATTAGGTGGTTTGCGCGATGAAGCAGAGATTCGCGGACACAGAAAAACTTATATTGGTGCGATGCCCGGCCGAATCATTCAAAGTTTGAAAAAAGCAGGAACATCAAATCCGGTTTTTATTTTAGATGAAATTGATAAATTATCAAGCGGTAACAGCGGTGATCCGTCTTCGGCATTATTAGAAGTTTTAGATCCGGAACAAAACAGTTCGTTTTATGATAATTTCCTTGAAATGGGATATGATTTATCGAAAGTAATGTTTATCGCAACTTCAAATAATATGTCAGCAATTCAGCCAGCATTGCGTGACAGAATGGAAGTAATCAAAATGTCAGGTTATACGATTGAAGAAAAAGTAGAAATTGCAAAAAGACACTTGTTTCCAAAACAATTAGAAGCTCACGGATTAACAGCAAAAGATTTGACAATTGGTAAAAAACAATTAGAAAAAATCGTTGAAGGTTATACACGTGAATCTGGTGTACGTAACTTAGAAACTAAAATTGCTCAGGTAATTCGTAATGCGGCAAAAGCAGTTGCGATGGATGAGGAGTACAATAAAAAAGTTACAGATGAAGATATTGTAACGGTTTTAGGTGTGCCAAGACTTGAGCGTGATAAATATGAAAATAATGATGTTGCGGGAGTTGTTACAGGTTTAGCCTGGACAAGCGTTGGCGGAGATATCTTATTTATAGAATCTTTAATTTCTGAAGGAAAAGGTGCTTTAACCATTACCGGAAACCTTGGAAATGTAATGAAAGAATCAGCAACGATTGCTCTTGAATACATTAAAGCAAATGCTAAAAAACTTGGTTTGAGTGTTGAGTTATTTCAAAAATATAATATCCATTTACACGTACCGGAAGGAGCAACGCCAAAAGACGGACCAAGTGCCGGTATTGCAATGTTAACTTCTTTAGTTTCATTATTAACGCAAAAGAAAGTGAAGAAAAGTCTTGCTATGACAGGTGAAATTACGCTTCGTGGTAAAGTTTTACCAGTTGGCGGAATTAAAGAAAAAATCCTTGCCGCTAAAAGAGCTAATATTAAAGAAATCATTTTATGTCACGAAAACAAAAGTGACATCGATGAAATTAAAGCAGAATATTTAGAAGGCCTGACTTTTCACTATGTAAAAGAAATGAGCGAAGTTTTAGCTTTAGCTATAACAGATCAAAATGCAAAAAATGCAAAACAATTGAAATAA
- a CDS encoding RNA polymerase sigma factor has protein sequence MNITNQNIEELIALCKSNNQKAQFEVYNRYCKAMYNVAYRIVKDEHFAQDVMQEGFLKAFTKINDYKQEVAFGAWLKKIIINYSIDFYKKNNAFQMEDLNKTLYKIEENDTFFSENIDLDSLKVKQVLDAISGLKDNYRMVLTLFYIEGYDQEEISEILNISYANCRTTLSRAKENLRKKLEDI, from the coding sequence TTGAATATAACCAATCAAAATATCGAAGAATTAATTGCGCTTTGCAAATCAAATAATCAAAAAGCGCAATTTGAAGTTTACAATCGATACTGTAAAGCGATGTATAATGTGGCTTACAGAATTGTAAAAGATGAACATTTTGCACAAGACGTCATGCAGGAAGGTTTTTTGAAGGCTTTTACAAAAATTAACGATTATAAACAGGAAGTCGCATTTGGAGCCTGGCTTAAAAAAATCATTATTAATTATAGTATCGATTTTTATAAAAAGAACAATGCTTTCCAGATGGAAGACCTGAATAAAACACTTTATAAAATAGAAGAAAACGACACTTTTTTTTCTGAAAATATCGACTTGGATTCACTTAAAGTGAAACAGGTTTTAGATGCTATTTCAGGCTTAAAAGATAATTACCGAATGGTTTTAACGCTCTTTTATATTGAAGGTTACGATCAGGAAGAAATTAGTGAAATCTTAAATATTAGTTATGCCAATTGCAGGACTACATTAAGCAGAGCTAAAGAAAATTTACGAAAAAAATTAGAGGACATATGA
- a CDS encoding SsrA-binding protein yields MYKILAKINKILLPSFTKQGLDISKAKKWQMAIIGYRAYVTKRALE; encoded by the coding sequence ATGTATAAAATTCTAGCCAAAATAAATAAGATTCTTTTACCCAGTTTTACCAAGCAGGGTTTGGACATTTCTAAAGCAAAAAAATGGCAAATGGCAATTATTGGTTATCGCGCTTATGTAACAAAACGCGCTTTAGAATAG
- the porQ gene encoding type IX secretion system protein PorQ, with amino-acid sequence MVKQFVLFLMVLICSASFGQIGGRSTYQFLNLTTSPRQAALGGKTITIYDEDVNQVMFNPATLNQDMDNHLAMNYGSYYGEASYGTASYAYTYDRHVQTFYAGISYINYGTFEGYDEEGQSTSDFTGSEAALSFGYAYNIPFTDVHVGVNAKLITSTLESYNSFGGAIDLGFLYIMEENDLNLAFVIRNVGTQFTTYSGIHEKLPLEIIAGVSQELEHVPLRWHLSLENLQQWNVAFSNPVRGETNIDGSTSEEKVSFVNNALRHVVFGFELFPEKAVNLRFGYNFRRAEELRINDQRNFSGISLGFGLKMNRLKFNYSYSRYTLAGNSSLFGLILNFQ; translated from the coding sequence ATGGTAAAACAATTTGTTTTATTTTTAATGGTACTAATTTGTTCGGCTTCTTTCGGGCAAATTGGAGGGCGCTCCACTTATCAATTTCTAAATTTAACGACATCACCAAGACAGGCAGCGTTAGGTGGCAAAACGATAACGATTTATGATGAAGATGTTAATCAGGTCATGTTTAATCCTGCTACTTTAAATCAGGATATGGACAATCATCTGGCTATGAATTACGGTAGTTATTATGGAGAAGCTTCTTATGGAACTGCTTCGTATGCTTATACTTATGATCGACATGTGCAGACTTTTTATGCCGGAATAAGTTATATTAATTACGGAACATTTGAAGGTTATGATGAAGAAGGTCAATCTACTTCAGATTTTACTGGTAGTGAAGCAGCGTTATCATTTGGTTATGCTTATAATATACCGTTTACGGATGTTCATGTTGGAGTAAATGCAAAATTAATAACTTCGACCTTAGAAAGTTATAACTCTTTTGGAGGAGCGATCGATTTAGGTTTTTTGTACATAATGGAAGAAAATGATTTAAATTTGGCATTTGTAATTCGAAATGTTGGAACTCAATTTACAACATATTCAGGAATACATGAAAAATTGCCGCTTGAAATTATTGCCGGAGTGTCACAAGAATTAGAACATGTGCCATTGCGCTGGCATTTATCTTTAGAGAATTTACAGCAATGGAATGTTGCTTTTTCGAATCCGGTGCGTGGCGAAACCAATATTGACGGATCAACAAGTGAGGAGAAAGTTTCTTTTGTAAATAATGCTTTAAGACATGTAGTTTTTGGCTTTGAACTTTTTCCGGAAAAAGCAGTTAATTTACGTTTTGGTTATAACTTTAGAAGAGCAGAAGAATTGAGAATTAATGATCAGCGTAATTTTTCAGGAATCTCTTTAGGATTTGGTTTAAAAATGAACCGATTAAAATTTAATTATTCATATTCACGATACACATTAGCGGGTAATTCTAGTCTTTTTGGACTAATCTTAAACTTTCAATAA
- the cmk gene encoding (d)CMP kinase, whose translation MKKITIAIDGFSSTGKSTLAKQLAKQLEYVYVDTGAMYRAVALFAMQNQLIGADFFDKKSLITALPTIQLEFKFNPDLGFAEMYLNSENVEKQIRTIEVSNYVSKVAEVSEVRSKLVEQQQEMGKNKAIVMDGRDIGTVVFPDAELKIFMTASAETRAQRRFDELQQKGDNVSYEDVLKNVVERDYIDTHREDSPLVIANDAIEIDNSYLTREEQFSAVLELINDVVKTV comes from the coding sequence TTGAAAAAAATAACCATTGCAATCGACGGATTTTCGTCAACAGGAAAGAGTACATTAGCAAAACAGTTGGCAAAACAATTAGAATATGTTTATGTTGATACAGGTGCTATGTATCGTGCAGTAGCATTATTTGCGATGCAAAACCAGCTTATTGGAGCCGATTTTTTTGATAAAAAAAGCCTTATAACTGCCCTTCCAACAATTCAGCTTGAATTTAAATTTAATCCGGATTTAGGATTTGCCGAAATGTATCTAAATAGCGAAAACGTCGAAAAACAAATCAGAACCATTGAAGTATCCAATTATGTCAGTAAAGTAGCCGAAGTTTCTGAAGTGCGTTCTAAATTAGTAGAACAACAACAGGAAATGGGAAAAAACAAAGCTATTGTTATGGACGGAAGAGATATTGGTACAGTAGTTTTTCCTGATGCAGAGTTGAAAATTTTCATGACAGCCAGTGCCGAAACCCGCGCACAAAGGCGTTTTGATGAATTACAGCAAAAAGGCGACAATGTTTCATACGAAGATGTTTTGAAAAATGTTGTCGAAAGAGATTATATAGATACACATCGGGAAGATTCTCCTTTAGTCATTGCCAATGATGCAATTGAAATAGATAATTCTTACTTAACAAGAGAAGAACAATTTTCGGCTGTTTTAGAATTAATAAATGACGTTGTTAAAACGGTTTAA
- a CDS encoding EamA family transporter: MKNKEFNIPPVPAVLLAIISVQCGAAIAKMLFPAIGAAGTASIRIGVSALILLLAYRPNLKAITREQWKIVVPYGLSLGAMNLIFYFAIERIPIGLAVTLEFIGPLLVAIIGSRRLIDYCWVLLAAAGIVLIAPWSNARIDSLGVLFALLAGALWAAYIVLGGKISKIMNSGQAVSTGMLFAAILILPFGFYENGLANLTPKLFGMGVALALLSSAIPFTLEMKALGQLPPRTFSILMSLEPAAASVCAFIFLQENLSFYEILAVVCVVVASAGSTLTAKK, encoded by the coding sequence ATGAAAAATAAAGAATTTAATATTCCTCCTGTTCCGGCAGTACTTTTAGCTATTATTAGTGTACAATGTGGGGCGGCAATTGCTAAAATGCTTTTTCCCGCTATTGGTGCGGCAGGAACGGCGTCAATACGAATTGGAGTTTCGGCTTTGATTTTACTTTTAGCGTATAGACCAAATTTAAAAGCAATTACGCGTGAACAATGGAAAATTGTAGTTCCTTATGGTTTGTCATTGGGCGCAATGAATTTAATTTTTTATTTTGCCATAGAAAGAATTCCAATTGGGTTGGCGGTTACTTTAGAATTCATCGGACCTTTATTGGTTGCAATAATTGGCTCAAGACGTTTGATAGATTATTGTTGGGTTTTACTCGCCGCAGCCGGAATTGTTTTAATTGCACCATGGTCAAATGCCAGAATTGACTCTTTGGGAGTTTTATTTGCTCTTTTAGCAGGAGCACTTTGGGCTGCATATATTGTTTTGGGCGGAAAAATATCCAAAATAATGAATAGTGGTCAGGCTGTTTCTACCGGAATGTTATTTGCCGCAATTTTAATTCTCCCATTCGGTTTTTACGAAAATGGCCTAGCGAATCTTACTCCAAAACTTTTTGGTATGGGCGTTGCGCTTGCTCTTTTATCAAGTGCTATTCCGTTTACATTAGAAATGAAAGCTTTAGGGCAGCTTCCTCCTCGTACTTTTAGTATTTTAATGAGTCTTGAACCTGCAGCAGCTTCTGTTTGTGCTTTTATATTTCTTCAGGAAAATTTAAGTTTTTACGAAATATTAGCTGTTGTTTGTGTTGTAGTTGCTTCGGCAGGATCTACTTTAACAGCCAAAAAATAG
- a CDS encoding nucleoside permease, whose translation MGIKNRLIIMSFLQFFVWGAWLITIGNYWFGTKNWEGTQFGLVFGTMGIASLFMPTLTGIIADRWVNAEKLYGFLHITYALVLFGIAQVTTPDNFIYVMLAAMCCYMPTIALSNSISYTSLKLNNKNIVKDFPPIRVWGTIGFIAAMWITNLSGSKATEYQFYIAGIGALILGVYAFTLPKCEPQRLTKEDASWVETLGLEAFKLFGNYKMALFFVFSMFLGGALQLTNAYGDVFLDEFKHFPKYADSFVIKYSTIIMSISQVSETLFILAIPFFLRRFGIKQVMLISMLAWVLRFGLFAFGDPVTGLWMIIMSCIVYGMAFDFFNISGSLFVESNTDSKIRSSAQGLFMMMTNGVGAVLGSLTSGWAIDRFFTKSFSNTIELSGFLQTDTNNPKMLEFVKGQGNSISADGIFSNPILMKDWHTIWLSFAAYALLIAIAFAILFKHKHDPKEIENLSH comes from the coding sequence ATGGGCATTAAAAACAGGTTGATTATAATGAGCTTTCTTCAGTTTTTTGTTTGGGGAGCGTGGCTTATAACAATTGGAAATTATTGGTTTGGAACTAAAAATTGGGAAGGAACTCAATTTGGTCTTGTTTTCGGAACCATGGGAATTGCTTCTCTATTCATGCCTACTTTAACGGGAATTATTGCTGACAGATGGGTAAATGCTGAAAAACTATATGGTTTTTTGCATATAACTTACGCGCTGGTTTTGTTTGGTATAGCGCAGGTAACAACTCCGGATAACTTTATTTATGTAATGCTTGCGGCAATGTGTTGCTATATGCCAACAATTGCGTTAAGTAATTCGATATCCTATACTTCATTAAAATTAAATAATAAAAACATTGTAAAAGATTTTCCGCCAATTCGTGTTTGGGGAACTATTGGTTTTATTGCCGCAATGTGGATTACCAATTTAAGTGGAAGTAAAGCAACTGAATATCAGTTTTATATCGCCGGAATTGGTGCTTTAATTCTTGGGGTTTATGCCTTTACATTACCAAAATGCGAGCCTCAGCGTTTAACTAAAGAAGATGCTTCGTGGGTTGAAACTTTAGGCTTGGAAGCTTTTAAGTTATTTGGAAATTATAAAATGGCTTTGTTTTTTGTTTTCTCTATGTTTTTAGGAGGTGCATTGCAATTAACAAACGCTTATGGTGATGTTTTCTTAGATGAATTCAAACATTTTCCTAAATACGCAGATTCTTTTGTAATTAAATATTCGACTATTATTATGTCGATTTCTCAGGTTTCTGAAACTTTATTTATTCTGGCAATTCCGTTTTTCCTGAGACGTTTTGGAATCAAGCAAGTTATGCTTATCAGTATGTTGGCTTGGGTTTTACGTTTCGGATTATTTGCTTTTGGAGATCCTGTAACCGGTTTATGGATGATTATTATGTCGTGTATTGTTTACGGAATGGCGTTTGATTTCTTTAATATTTCAGGTTCATTATTTGTAGAAAGCAATACAGATTCTAAAATACGTTCATCAGCGCAAGGATTATTTATGATGATGACAAACGGAGTAGGAGCAGTTTTAGGAAGTTTAACTTCTGGCTGGGCAATTGATCGTTTCTTTACAAAATCGTTCAGCAATACAATTGAATTATCCGGATTTTTGCAGACTGATACAAATAATCCTAAAATGTTAGAATTTGTAAAAGGACAAGGAAATTCAATTTCTGCAGATGGTATTTTTTCAAACCCAATTTTAATGAAAGACTGGCATACTATCTGGTTGTCATTTGCGGCTTATGCTTTATTAATTGCAATTGCTTTTGCAATTTTGTTCAAACATAAACACGATCCAAAAGAAATCGAAAATTTGAGTCATTAA
- a CDS encoding ExbD/TolR family protein → MENLPKKVRSKKLNTRVDLTAMVSVSFLLIIFFMVTIELSKPKILDLSSRDNGCCDCREYRDYGENRSITLMLGENNKLIYYMGLLDSPIIAPKEIKYGREGIRKELLKRKKSILEFAAKGAKPKNLIVIIKPSKKSNYGNLVDILDEMKIAEIDTYAIVPEFTPKETKLLASK, encoded by the coding sequence ATGGAAAATCTGCCTAAAAAAGTAAGAAGCAAAAAGTTAAATACAAGAGTTGATTTGACCGCAATGGTTAGCGTTTCTTTTTTGTTGATTATATTTTTTATGGTCACGATTGAGTTGTCGAAACCGAAAATTTTAGATTTAAGTTCTCGCGATAATGGATGCTGTGACTGTCGAGAATATCGAGATTACGGAGAAAATAGGTCAATAACTTTAATGTTAGGCGAAAACAATAAATTGATATATTATATGGGACTTTTGGATTCTCCTATAATTGCTCCAAAAGAAATCAAATACGGCAGAGAGGGAATCCGAAAAGAATTACTAAAAAGAAAAAAAAGCATACTTGAATTTGCTGCAAAAGGCGCTAAACCAAAAAATCTAATTGTAATTATTAAACCAAGCAAAAAATCTAATTATGGAAATCTAGTTGACATTTTAGATGAAATGAAAATTGCAGAAATTGATACTTATGCAATTGTACCTGAGTTTACACCTAAGGAAACAAAACTATTAGCTTCCAAATAA
- the rpsA gene encoding 30S ribosomal protein S1, whose translation MSEQLKSQEEFLANFNWHNFQEGIDAVDEKNLQEFEELVSKTFIATDQEEVVEGVVVRITDRDVIVDINAKSEGVISLNEFRYNPNLKVGDKVEVLIDIREDKTGQLVLSHRKARTIKSWDRVISANETGEIVNGFVKCRTKGGMIVDVFGIEAFLPGSQIDVKPIRDYDVYVNKMMEFKVVKINHEFKNVVVSHKALIEADIEVQKKEIIGQLQKGQVLEGVVKNITSYGVFIDLGGVDGLIHITDLSWSRINHPSEVLELDQKLNVVILDFDDEKTRIQLGLKQLNAHPWDALDANLTIGDKVKGKVVVIADYGAFIEVAEGVEGLIHVSEMSWSTHLRSAQDFVKVGDVVEAVILTLDRDDRKMSLGIKQLTQDPWTDITSKYPVGSKHTGIVRNFTNFGIFVELEEGIDGLIYISDLSWTKKIKHPSEFVNVGEKLDVVVLELDVEGRKLSLGHKQTTANPWDQYEDSFAVGTIHNGEISEIVDKGATVEFGDDIVAFIPTRHLEKEDGKKLKKGDTADFKVIEFNKEFKRVVASHTAIFREEEEKNVKAATENTSSNSSNTNAPAATLGDNNDVLAALKAKMEKTEKK comes from the coding sequence ATGTCTGAACAATTAAAATCACAAGAAGAGTTTTTAGCAAATTTTAACTGGCATAACTTCCAAGAAGGAATTGATGCAGTAGATGAGAAAAACTTACAAGAATTCGAAGAACTAGTTTCAAAAACTTTCATCGCTACAGATCAAGAAGAAGTAGTTGAAGGTGTAGTTGTTAGAATTACAGATAGAGACGTTATCGTTGATATCAACGCAAAATCGGAAGGTGTTATTTCTTTAAACGAATTCCGTTACAACCCAAACTTAAAAGTTGGTGATAAAGTAGAAGTATTAATCGACATCCGTGAGGACAAAACAGGTCAATTAGTATTATCTCACAGAAAAGCACGTACTATTAAATCATGGGATAGAGTTATTTCTGCAAATGAAACAGGAGAAATCGTTAATGGTTTTGTAAAATGCAGAACTAAAGGTGGTATGATCGTTGACGTTTTCGGAATTGAAGCTTTCTTACCTGGTTCTCAAATTGACGTTAAGCCAATTAGAGACTACGATGTATATGTAAATAAAATGATGGAATTCAAAGTGGTAAAAATTAACCACGAATTCAAAAACGTTGTTGTATCTCATAAAGCGCTTATCGAAGCTGATATCGAAGTACAGAAAAAAGAAATCATCGGTCAATTACAAAAAGGACAAGTATTAGAAGGTGTTGTTAAAAACATTACTTCTTATGGTGTATTCATTGACTTAGGTGGTGTTGACGGATTAATTCACATTACTGACCTTTCTTGGAGTAGAATAAACCACCCAAGCGAAGTTCTTGAATTAGACCAAAAATTAAACGTTGTAATCCTTGATTTCGATGATGAGAAAACAAGAATTCAATTAGGATTGAAACAATTAAACGCTCACCCATGGGATGCTTTAGATGCTAATTTAACTATTGGTGATAAAGTAAAAGGTAAAGTAGTTGTAATCGCTGATTACGGTGCATTTATCGAAGTTGCTGAAGGTGTTGAAGGTTTAATCCACGTTTCTGAAATGTCATGGTCAACTCATTTACGTTCTGCTCAGGATTTCGTAAAAGTTGGAGATGTTGTTGAAGCTGTTATCTTAACTTTAGATAGAGATGACCGTAAAATGTCATTAGGTATCAAACAATTGACTCAAGATCCATGGACTGACATTACTTCTAAATACCCAGTAGGTTCTAAACATACAGGTATCGTTAGAAACTTTACAAACTTTGGTATTTTCGTAGAATTAGAAGAAGGAATTGATGGATTAATTTACATCTCTGACTTATCTTGGACTAAGAAAATCAAACACCCATCTGAATTTGTAAATGTTGGTGAGAAACTTGATGTAGTTGTATTAGAATTAGATGTTGAAGGACGTAAATTATCTTTAGGTCACAAACAAACTACTGCTAATCCTTGGGATCAATACGAAGATTCTTTCGCTGTAGGAACTATCCACAATGGTGAAATTTCTGAAATCGTTGACAAAGGAGCTACTGTAGAATTCGGAGATGATATCGTTGCTTTCATTCCTACTCGTCACCTTGAAAAAGAAGACGGAAAGAAATTGAAAAAAGGTGATACTGCTGATTTCAAAGTAATCGAATTTAACAAAGAATTCAAAAGAGTAGTTGCTTCTCACACTGCTATCTTCCGTGAAGAAGAAGAGAAAAATGTGAAAGCTGCAACTGAAAATACTTCATCTAACTCTTCTAACACAAATGCACCAGCTGCAACTTTAGGAGATAATAATGATGTATTAGCTGCATTGAAAGCTAAAATGGAAAAAACTGAGAAAAAATAA
- a CDS encoding fasciclin domain-containing protein has translation MKTRKFLAVAILTLGFGFASFAQKTVMVGGAAMYPTKNIVENAVNSKDHTTLVAAVKAAGLVETLQSKGPFTVFAPTNAAFDKLPAGTVDTLLKPENIKMLQTVLTYHVVAGKMNSSDIAKAIKAGKGKATLKTVSGGTLTAWMDGKDLYISDESGNKAKVTIADVNQSNGVIHVVDTVLLPKM, from the coding sequence ATGAAAACTAGAAAATTTTTAGCCGTAGCAATCTTAACATTAGGATTTGGATTTGCATCTTTTGCACAAAAAACTGTAATGGTTGGTGGAGCAGCAATGTATCCAACTAAAAATATTGTCGAAAATGCCGTTAATTCAAAAGATCATACTACACTTGTTGCTGCTGTAAAAGCTGCAGGATTAGTAGAAACATTACAAAGTAAAGGACCATTCACCGTTTTTGCCCCAACAAATGCCGCGTTTGACAAGTTGCCAGCGGGAACTGTTGATACATTATTAAAACCAGAAAACATCAAAATGTTACAAACTGTTTTAACTTATCACGTTGTTGCGGGAAAAATGAACTCTTCTGATATTGCAAAAGCAATAAAAGCAGGTAAGGGAAAAGCAACTCTTAAAACTGTAAGCGGTGGAACTTTAACTGCCTGGATGGATGGAAAAGACTTATATATCAGTGACGAAAGCGGTAACAAAGCCAAAGTTACTATTGCAGATGTAAACCAATCAAATGGTGTAATTCATGTTGTAGATACTGTATTATTGCCAAAAATGTAA